AAGAAGTCATGGCATAGTCAAAAAAAGACTTTGGGATAGCGATATGATTGAACTAGGTTATAATTATCGTTTGAGTGATGTGGCCTGTGCTTTGGGTATAAATCAACTTAAAAAACTTGATAATATGCTAGAAAAAAGAGAAATAATCACAAGTTTTTATGATAAAGAGTTTGAAAAAAATCCTTATTTTAGCATCATAAAAATCAAAGATTATAAAAAAAGCTCGAGACATTTATATCCTATTTTGCTTTTCCCTGAATTTTATTGCCAAAAAGAAATTATTTTTGAGAAATTATTAAATTTAGGCATAGGCGTGCAAGTGCATTACAAGCCTACTTATGAGTTTAGTTATTATAAAAGTTTATATGGAAATTTATTTTTAGAAAATGCGGATAATTTTTATAAAGCTGAACTTAGCATACCCGCTCATCAAGAAATGAGCTTAAAAGATGCGCAATTTGTTAAAGACAGTTTATTCAAGATTTTAGAAGAAACTAAAAAGGGTTGTTGTGAATAAAAGTATGTATGAGTTAGCTTGCGAGCTTTTTCCTATATGTAGGAGTATCACAGGTGAGGGTTTTAGACAAAGTTTAAAAATACTTGATGAAGCCATGGGGGGGGGTATATTAAAAATTCACTCTATAGCAAGCGGAAGTAAAGTTTTTGACTGGGAAGTACCTGCTGAATGGGAAATAAACGATGCTTTTATCATCACTCCAAATGGAGAAAAAATTTGTGACTTTAAGCAAAATAATTTACATGTGTTAAACTACAGCGAAGGTATAAATGATGAAATCTCACTAGATGAGCTACAAGAGCATTTATACTCTATAGAAGATTATCCAGATGCTATACCTTATGTAACAAGCTATTATAAAAGACGATGGGGTTTTTGTATAAAACACAAAGATAGAGTTAAACTAAAAGAAGGAAAATACAAAGTTTTCATAGATGCAAAACACCATGAAAATGGGGTTTTAAACTATGCTGACTTACTCATACCTAGTACACAAGATGCAAAAGATGAAATTTTAATTTCAAGTTATCTTTGTCACCCATCTATGGCAAATAACGAGCTAAGCAGTCCTATAGTAGCTACATTTTTAGCTAAATGGCTTTTAGGATTAGAAGAGAGAAAATATAATTATCGTTTTATTTTTACCCCTGAAACCATAGGAAGTATAGTTTATCTTAGCAAACATTTAAAGCATTTACAAAAATATACCAAAGCAGGCTTTGCGCTCTCTTGCATAGGTGATGATAATGCTTATTCACTCATTCACACCCCAAGTGAAAATACTCTAGCAGATAAAGTAGCTTTGTATACTTTAAAAGAAAAAAATAATTTTAAAGAATTTAGCTTTTTAGATAGAGGTGGCAATGAAAGACAATTTTGCGCACCTTTAGTAAATTTACCTGTTGTAGGAGTTTGCAGGACTAGATTTGGTGATTATAAAGAATACCATACTAGTAAAGATGACTTAAATTTCATTAGCGAAGAAGGGTTACAAGGTGGATTAAAAGCTATGCAAGAAATCATCATGAATTTAGAAGTCAATGAAATTTATCAAAACACAATTTTTTGCGAACCCAATTTAGGGAAAAGAGACTTATATCATACTATCAATACTTCTTTGACAAATAGTCAAATTCCAACTTCTTGTAACTTTTTAGCTTACTGTGATGGACAAAATGATGTTTTAGATATAGCCTTAAAGATTAATATACAAGCTTATGAATTAAAAGATTTAATAGAAAAATTAAAATTTCATAAACTCATTCAAACTAAAAATATTTATAAAGGAATACAATGAAATACATTTCTTATACTTTTTCTAAAAATAACATTAGTTTTTACATTTTTAATTTTAGTATTTTTGAATATAAAAAGATTTCTAGCTATACTTTGCAAAACACAGTAAAATCTACAAAAATAAAATTAAAATTTTTTAATATTCCGATATATAATGGTAATCATATTACACTATATCCAAGCACCCTTTTGGATACCCTTTTAGATACTCTATATAAAAATTTTATATTCAAACAATGGAATCAATCTTTTCCTATGCAAAAAAATGTTGGTAATACTATCAACAATGATCCTGATATTGATAAAAAAATTTTTAATCTTTGTAAAAACCTAGATATACCAAGTAAACAATGTGTCTGTAAAATTATCAATCGATTAAAAAATATTGATAAAAATCCTAATTATCAAATTAACTATTCTGATGAGGAAAAAAACGAATTAAGTAAAATCACAAATTCATTTTTTACCAATATATTTAAAGTAAAAAATAATATATGGTGCTACAATGGATATTTCTTACCTATTAAACAATTTGAAATATCTGTATTTTGGCATAAACATGGAATGCATATTTTCAATAAAAAAACACTCGATAGAATTAAACATCAAGATATAATTGATGTAGGTGGATTTATAGGCGATAGTGCAATAATTTTCGAACAAGAATTCACTGAAAAATTTGTATATACTTTCGAAGCATCTGAAAAAAATTATAGCTTAATGCTAAAAACACTTGAACTAAATAAAAGCCAAAGAATTAAACCAATAAAAAAAGCTCTTGGTAGTAAAAACGAAACTTTGAGTTTGAATATATCAGGGTATAGTTCAAGTTTCAAATATAATGATCATTCGACAGAAAATGAACAAGTTGAAATTGTCAGTTTGGATTCATATATTCAAAATAACGACATAAACATAGGATTAATTAAAGTTGATATAGAGGGTTTTGAGCAAGAATTTTTAAAGGGTGCTTTACATACAATTAAAAAACATAAACCTGCTATGATTATTAGTATTTATCATAATTATGAAGATTTTTTTGAAATTAAAAATCTTATAGATTCTTGGAATTTAGGATATTCTTTTAAAATTTACAAACCAATTGATTTTTATGTTAGTCTTGAAACATGTCTATATTGTGAAATCATAAAAGATCAAGGTTTTTTCCATGATAACACACATCAATGATTTTTTACAAGAAAGCGTTGCTAAATTTGGCAACAAAAATGCTTTTGTTGAGTTTAATGGTAAAAGTATAAGCTATAAGGAATTTGATGATTTAAGTAAAAAAATAGCGAGTGAAATTCTTTCTAAACTTCCTACAAAAAGCACACAAGAGCCTATATTAATCATACTTCCTAAAGGGATTGATTGCTTGCTTTCTTTTTTTGGTGTGGCAAAAAGTGGAAATTTTTATACACTTTTAGATGAAAAAAGTCCTAAAGAACGTGTAGAAAAGGTTATAGAAGTTTTAAAACCTAAACTTTTAATCACCTCTAAAAGATTAAATTTAGATTTCAATCTTGATACTATTTTTACGGAAGATTTTGAAACTTTTAGTATAGATGAAAAAGCTTTAGAAAAAGCTTTAAATGATCATATAGATACAAATTTACTTTATGTACTTTTTACAAGTGGAAGTACAGGGACTCCAAAAGGGGTAAGTATAAATCATAAAAGTGTTATTGATTATACTTTTTGGGTATGCGAGACTTTTAAACTAAGTCATGAAGATATATTTGCCAATCAAGCACCATTTTACTTTGATAATAGCGTTTTAGATATTTTCTCATCCATAAAAACAGGAATCACTTTGCATTTGCTACCAAATCATCTTTTTGCTTTTCCAAATAAAGTTTTAGAGTATTTAGAGCAAGAAAAAATAACAACAATTTTTTGGGTGCCTTCTGTGCTGATTTATTTTGCAAATACACATGCATTAGAAAACAAAACGCTTTATATTAATAAAATCTTATTTGCTGGTGAAATTATGCCAAACAAACAACTCAACATTTGGCGTAAATATCTTCCTAATGCTTTATTTGCTAATCTTTATGGACCTACTGAAATTACAGTTGATTGCTCTTTTTACATAATTGATAGACAATTTAGTGATGATGAACTTTTGCCTATAGGCAAAGCTTGTAAAAATACTCAGCTTTTAGTCTTTGATGAAAATTTAAATTTAATTACCCCAAATCAAGTAGGAATTAAAGGTGAGCTTTATGTAAGAGGAACTTGCCTTTCTTTAGGGTATTACAACGATAAGGAAAAAACTAAACAAGCTTTTGTACAAAATCCTTTGCATGATAATTATCTAGACTTGCTTTATAAAACAGGTGATGTGGTAGCTTATAATGATTTTGGCGAACTTTTATGCTATGGAAGAATAGATCATCAAATCAAGTATATGGGTCACCGCATAGAACTTGGAGAGATAGAAAGTATTATAAATTCTCATGAGAATGTAAGAAATTGTGCTTGTATTTTTAAAGAAGAAATTATTTGTTTTTATGAAAGCAAGGAAGAGTTGGATTTTAAAAACTTTTTAAAAGATAAACTCCCTGCCTACATGATACCTAAGAAATTTGTTAAAATAGAACAATTTGCTTTAAATGCAAATGGAAAGATTGATAGGAAGGTTTTGAATGGAAGTATTTAAAAACTTTTTACAAACATATAAAAATGGTTTTTTATTGCATAATTGTTATGAAAGTATTGAATATTTTCTAGAAAAGGCAAAAGATGGAAATTTCTTGCTTGAAGAAGAAAATAAAAACTATTTCTTTTATAACAACAAGGCATTATTTTTTTTTCTCAATGAATATAAAAAATTTTTCCTTAAAAATTCCTATATAAGAATTTTAGGAAAAAATGAAAATTATTTCTTAAAATATAAAAATTTTTTACAATTAAATAATTTTAGACCTTATCATTTCTTGCAACAAATGACTTTAAAAAACAAACAACCTACTTTAAATACCTATGATTTTATTCAAAAACCACAAAAACATGATCTAGATGATATTTATAATTTTTTTATTAGTTTTTTTGATAACAAATACTTGTTTTGTTTTTCAAAAAAGGATTTATTAATACATCTAGATAATATCTTAATTTACAAAGAAAATAACACCATATGTGGTGGATTGTTTTATTCGCGGATGTTGAATAATGCTGTATTGGAATTTATTGCTGTAAAACCTAATCTAAAATATAAAAATGTTGCTTATGCTTTGCTATGTCATTTTTTCAAAGAAAATGAAAATGTTAATTTTTATAAACTATTCGCGGATAAAAAAAATTCAAAAGCTATTAATTTTTACACTCGGTCAGGTTTTACTTTTACAGAAACTCAAGCTCGATTTTATAGAAATTTCTGATGAATTTTAACCAAATAATTATAATAGGAAAAGGCAAAGTTGCTATTAATTGCCATAAAATTATCTGCGATATATTTTCATCTAAAAAAATATTTTTTTATAACAGTGATTTTAAAGATGATGAGTTTTTTAATAGAATAAGTAACTCTTTGATTATTAGCGCGAACAACGCATATATATTTAAAGAAAAATGTATACAAAATAATATCATCATCAACTATCATAATTCACTACTTCCAAAATACAAAGGAAGAAATGCACATATATGGGCTATATGGAATCAAGAAAACACAACTGGAATCACTTGGCATAAGGTTGATTGCACTATAGATACAGGAGATATTATCTTGCAAAAAGAGATAACAATAAATAACTCGCTAACAGCTATAAAACTACTCCAAATACAGCAGAATTTAGCCATTAATTCTTTTAAAGAATGTTTGGCAAATATGAAAAAATCTTATCCTCAACCCAAAATTAATTCTATATCTACGGGGGGGGGGATTTATAAAATGAAAGAATTACCCAACAATGGTTTATTAGATATATCTTGGAATATTCCAACCATAGAAAGATTTTTAAAAGCAATGGATAATGGCAATCTAACCCCTAAAGCCAAAATAAAAATAAACGATATAGTGTATAATATTTCATTTTATGAAATAAACCATCTTGAAATAATTCTATTTTTAAGTAATAATATGAAAATAATTTTTCAAAAAAAGGAATACAATGCAACAAATACAAGAATTTTTTAATAAAATAGACAGAAGTGATATAAACAAAACTATGCAAAATTTACTTAGCAATGATATAATAGATAGTATAGACATTATGGCTTTAGTAGCTGAGATAGAAAAACACTATAAAAAACCCCTAAAAGCAGAGTTTATCAAAGCTGAAAATTTTGAAAATTTTGAAAGTATTAAAAAAATGATAGAAGAGGCGATGAAATAATGCAAGCCTTGTTTAAACATAATGACAAAATATTTTACAAACATGACTTAATCCAAGCTCTAAAAAAACTAGGTATAAAAAAGGGTGATATAATATGTATTCACAGTGAAATTTACAACTTAGGTATTCCTTTAGCAGATAACAAAATTTTACTTCAACAAATTTTAGAATCTTTCGAGGAGGTTGTAGGATCTGATGGAACGATTATAATGCCAACTTTTACTTATAGTTTCTGCAATAAAGAAATTTATGACAAAGTTAATTCTATAACGAAAATTGGTATATTAAATGAGTTTTTTAGAAAACAAAAAGATGTTAAACGCACTAATGATCCCATATTTTCCTTTGCTATTAAAGGAGCTAAAGAAGAATTATTTTTAAAAGATACTGAAAGTTGCTTTGGTGTAAATTCTGTTTATGATATACTAACAAAAAATGCAGGTAAACTTATTTTTTTTGGAAACTGGGAACTTGAAGGCATGACATACTTCCACTACCTTGAAGAACTTGCGCAAGTATCATATAGATATTATAAATTATTTTCGGGTAAAATAGCAGATGAAAACGGAATGGTCAAAGAATGGAATATCAACTTTTATTGCAGAAACACTAAAAAAAACTCAATAGCATCGTTAAAAATTGTTCTTAATTTATTAAGTTGTAAGAATAAAATCAATATAATTAAATATGCTGGTGCAACAATAAGTTTGATGAATATAATAGATATTTACAAAGAATGTTTAAAAAAACTAAAAGATGATGAAACTTTTTTTTTAGAAAAGAAATAAAGATGAGAATAAATTTTAAAAATGCAAAAATTTCGGCACTGGTTACCATTATACCTGAAATTCAAATAAATATTGATGATGAATTAAACACCACATACAATGGAGATAAAAAAAAACTTGATCGCATAAAAAATGCTATGGGTTTACAATATAAACACATAGTTAATAATAAAACCTCTGTAAGTGATTTATCTCAGTATGGTGTAAAATTACTATGCGATGAATATGAATTAGACAAAAATACTATTGATGCTATAGTAGTTATAACTCAAACACCAGATTTTTTTATACCAGCTACCGCTTGTTATCTTCACGGTAAGCTTGAATTGCCTCAAACAACCCTGGCTTTTGATATCAATCAATCATGTACGGGTTTTGTATATGGGCTTTATATTCTTTTTTCTATGATTGAAAATGGTGGTTGCAAAAGAATTTTAATGATTTGTGGCGATATTGGAAGTCAATTAGATAATAAAACAAATAATAAAAGTACCAAAATAATAGGTGATGGAGTTAGTGTTAGCTTATTAGAGTTAAGTAATCATTCATGCGAAAGTTTTTTTGAATTAGGAGTCGATGGAAAGAACATGGAATACCTTTTTGTTCCCTATGGTGCGTTTAAAAGACCCACAAAGCATATGTTTAATGACACAGAGTGGTTTAATAAACAGAACAAAGAAATTTACATGAACGGTCTTGAAATTTTTAATTTTGCCACACAAAAAGAACCAGAAGCCTTTAAGTCCATACTTAACTATGCCAACTGTACTAAAAATGAACTTGACTATATTTTTTTCCATCAAGCAAATAAAACCATAGTAGATATAATCACTCAAAGATTACAACTAGATCCCAATAAAACGCCAAATAATATCATTACTAAATATGGAAATTTAAGTGGCGCTTCAATACCTGCTACAATTTGTGATTGGCTAAATACAGCCCAAAAACCTTTAGAAAAATCACTTAAAATTGCTCTTGGTAGTTTTGGCGCTGGACTTAGTTGGGCAAATGCTATATTAGAACTTGATAAAAATTTTTGGTGCAAAAAGACTCAAATTTATAAACAAGGAGAAACTTTACAATGACTAAAAGACAATTTTTAGAGAAATTAGAAGAACTATTACAAATTGATTACTCATTAGAGGAGAATATGATTTTGGAAAAAATTCAAGAATACGATAGTTTGGCGTTATTATCTATAGTTACTCTATTTGATACAGAATTTAATATTTTTATTCAAGGTAAAACTTTAAAAGAGTGTAAAACAGTAAAAGATATTATAGAATTAATACCAATAGAAAAACTAGATTTTCAATGATTTTCAAAGAAAATATATTTTATGGCAATAGTTTTATTGTCACTGGTGCTAGTAGTGGTATAGGAGCTCACGCAGCTTTAATACTTAATAAACTCGGCGCTAAAATTATAGCCATAGGTCGGGATGAAAACAAACTCTTAATCCAGAAAGAGCAAGCTAAAAATCCCGATAACTTTATTACAATTTCAAAAGATCTATCAAATTTTGAAAATCTAGATAAATGGACTTTGGAACTCTCTAAAAAACATGGAGGGGTTAATGGAGCTGTTCTAGCCGCAGGATTTTCCACAACAATAGGTATTAACTCGCCAAATTATATTAAAATAGCTGAAAAAATATTTGCATTAAACTATTTTTCTAATCTACAAATTCTTAAAGCTTTAACTGATAAAAGAATTCACAAAAATAAAAATTCTAGTTTTGTTTGGATTAGTTCTGCTGCTAGCATTAAACCAAATAAAGGTTTAAGTTTATACGGTGCTAGTAAAGCTTCAGCAAATACAACTGTTAAAGCATTGACACTAGAAATATCTCCTCAACATCGGATAAACTCGATACTGTTAGGTTTAATTGATACTCCTATGATATATCAAACAATGGATGAAAATGCAATACAAAAAAATCTACAGAAATCATTACTAGGTATAGGAAAAACAGAATATGTAACTAATTTAATTTGTTTTTTGCTCAGCGATGCATCTAAATGGATGACAGGACAAAGTATTATTTTGGATGGCGGAGCCACTTTAACATAAGTATATGAAAAATCTTTGCATTATCCCTGCTCGTGGTGGCTCTAAACGTATTCCTAGAAAAAATATCGTTGATTTTTTAGGAAAACCTTTAATTACTTATAGTATAGAAAGTGCTTTAAATTCAGATATTTTTGATGATGTGATTATCTCAAGTGATGATGATGAAATCATCAAAGTAGCTTTAAAATATGGTGCAAAAGTTCCTTTTGTACGTAAAAAAGAACTAAGTGATGATTATACAAGCTCAACTACCGTAATACAAGATGCCATCATCAATCTAGAAGAACAAGGCATAAGCTTTGAAAACGTGTGCTGTCTGTATGCTACTGCACCACTTATAGATAAGTTTATCTTACGACAAGCTTTTGAGCAATTTAGTCAAGATGAGTGCAAATTTTTATTTTCAGCTTGTGAGTTTGACTACCCTATACAAAGAAGTTTTTACCTTGATGAGCAAAATAAAGTTTATATGTTTGATGAATCAAATTATAACAAACGCTCACAAGATCTTACCAAAGCCTATCATGATGGCGGTGCATTTTATTTTGGTAAAAAAGAGGCGTGGTTAGAAGAAAGTTTTATGTTTAAATCACACTCTAAGGCGTTTTTATTACCTAGAAATAAAATTTGCGATATCGATACTTTTGAAGACTTGGAATTTGCTAAAACACTATATCAATTTCACAAAGGCAATAAATGTTTATAAATAAAATCAAAGGTTTTAAATACCCTGATATGGAACTTGTAAGATGGTTTTTTAAAAACAAACTTGATACTTTAGAAAATGCTAAAGTTTTAGAATTTGCCTCTCATAATGGCAATAATCTTTCTTTATTTGCAAATTATGATTATGAGTGTATTGGAGTAGAGCTTAGTAAGCAAAATCATGAAAACGCTATTTATAATTTTAAAGAAATCATGCATTATCAGAAAGCAAGTTTTTTTAATGAAAATATGCTTGATTTTGCTAAAAATCATCAAAATATAAATGCAGATGTATTTTTAATTCCCAATGTAATCAATTACATTTCTAAAGAAGATTTTAAAAATTTATTATTAAATTCTAAAAATAATAATTTATATAGCGGAAAAGAATATGCTCACTTTTTCTTACGAGCAAGAAGTACAAAAGATCATCGTTATGGACTTGGAAACAAGCTTTCAAATGGTAGTTTTATACTTACAAATGATGATTTTAGTGGAGAAAAAAATTGCCTTTGTACAGCATATCAAGAACATGAGCTTGTAGAAATTTTAAAAGAAAATTTAAATTTATATGATTTTGAGGTTATCACAAGTGAAAATATTAATATAAAAAATAAAGTTTATATCAAAGATAGCGATATAATAATCTATGGAAAAATTACTAAGGAGTAAAAATGTATTTAAGAGATTTAAAAGGTTTAAAATTTCCAGATTTTGCAGTGATTAAATTCTTTTTTAAACAAGGATTACATCAAAAAAACAATCAAAAAGTTTTAGAATTTGCTTGCTCTAATGGCAATAATCTTTCTTTATTTGCAAATTATGATTATGAGTGTATTGGAGTTGATTTAAACCAAGAAAATATCAACAATGCAAATTATAATTTCAAGGAAGTAATTCAATGCAAAGCCTATCAGTTTTTTCATGATAATATCTTGGAATTTCCTTTAAAAAACCCAAATATTAATGCAGATATTTTTATGATTCCTAACGTAATTAACTATCTTTTGAAAGAAGATTTTTTAAAATTATTAAAAATTTCTAAAGAAAACTCCATGTATAAAGAAAATGCATTGTTTTTCTTAAGAACAAGAAATATAAAAGATTATAGATATGGTTATGGAGAAAAAATAGCTCATAATTGCTTTAAAATCACAGATGATAATACCACAGGAGAACTTGGATGTATAAATACTCTTTACCAAGAATACGAACTTGTCGAAATTTTAAAAGAGTATTTAAATTTATACGATTTTAAAGTTCTAACTTATGAAAACACCAATATCATGGGAGAAGATGAAAGATTGGTTAATGATAGCGATATTGTAATTTATGGAAAAATTAAATGAAAATAGCCATTATGCAGCCAACCTTTAATCCTTGGCTGGGCTACATATATATGATACAAAGTGTTGACACTTTTGTTTTTTTAGATAATGTTCAATTTGAACGCAGATCATGGCAAAACAGAAATAAAATTAAACTACAAGATAAAACTTTTTTACTAGGACTAAACCTACAAAAAGCTTCACAAAAAACATCACTTCAAGATATATTATTTGAAAAAGATAACAAATGGAAAATTAAATTTTTAAAAACAATCTACCATGCATATTCTAAAAGTATCAACTTTGATAAATACTATAACATCCTTGAAAAAACTTTATTTCAACATACACATTTGGTGCAATTTAATATGGAATTAATCAGAATTTACTGTGAACATTTAAACGTCAAAACACCTATTTTGCAAAGCTCTTCTTTAAATTTAAAAAATAAAAAGAAAGAAAAACTGCTACTTGAAATTTGCCAAATACTAAAAGCTGATTATTATCTTTCCCCAGAAGGGTCAAAAAATTATCTTGAAAAAGACACAGCAAAAGAAATTTTTAAAAACGCAAATATAAAAATTGAATATTTTGATTTTATCCATCCAACCTATACGCAATTAGGCACAAATTTTATAGCTTATTTGGGAATTTTAGATTTTTTATTTAACGAAAAAGAGCCTTATACCAAATTTCAAGAATGTGTCAAAATAAACGAGTGTAATAATGAAAGTTCTTTTTAGAAGCGATAGCTCTAGCACTATAGGACATGGACACATTAAAAGAGATCTTTTATTAGCTAAACAATACAAAGATGTATCTTTTGCTTGTTTAGCTTTAGAAGGCTCCTTAATAGACGAAATTCCTTATCCTGTTTATGAGCTAACAAGTGCTAGTATATATGAGCTCATCAATCTTATCAAAAAAGAAAATTTTGATCTTTTAATCATCGATCATTATGAGATCACTGCTAATGATGAAAAACTCATTAAACTGGAGACAGGAATCAAAATTCTAAGTTTTGATGATGAGATAAAAGAACATTTTTGCGACATATTGTTAAATGTCAATGCTTACGCCAAAGAAAGTGATTATGAAAATTTAGTGCCAGAGTATTGTGAGTTAAGATGTGGCTTTTCCTATGCTCTAATACGCAATGAATTTTATGAAGAAAGTAAAATAAAAAGAGAAAAAATTTATGATTATTTTATCTGTATAGGGGGAGTGATCCAAAAAATATTTCTTTTGATATAACAAATAAACTAAATAAAAATAAAACTATCATCATAGCTACCACAAAAGCAAATTCTCATCTAAATTCACTTCAAAAATTAAACCAAAAAAACCCTAATATACAAATTCTCATTGATTATCCTAACCTTGCTAGATTGATGAATGAAAGTAAAAAACTCATCATTAGTGCAAGCTCATTAGTCAATGAAGCTTTGATTTTAAAAGCCAATTTTAAAGCTATAGCTTATGCTAAAAATCAAGAAAAACTTGCAACATGGCTTGCTAAAAAAGGCTATGAAGTGGAGAATTTTATATGATCATTTTAAAAGATTTTATCCACTTAAACCAAGAAGAAATCAAGCTCGTTTTAAAATGGCGAAATAATGAAAGCATTGCTAAATTTATGAAAACACAAAATATCACTTTAAAAGAACATTTAAGCTTTTTATCTAGTTTAAAAACAAACACAACTAAAAAATATTTTTTAGTTTATGATGATAAAATAATCATAGGTGTGATTAATTTTATCAATATAACTAACAATTCATGTGAATTTGGGCTTTATGGCATAAAAAAAGGTGTAGGCAATCTTTTAATGCAAAAAATTAAAAGCTATGCTTTTAGTGTTTTAAAAATTCAAACTTTAAACGCCTGTGTTTTTAAAGAAAATACAAAAGCTTTAAATTTATATTTAAAACATGGTTTTGAAATTATTAAAGAAGATAATAATTTTTATTTTATAAATTTAAATAATCCTCACAAGGATATCGTTTTTTAAAAGCTCATTTTTAATATCATTTGGAGTATATTGACTAAAATGAAATATAAAAGCACCTGCTAATGCATTTGCACCAAGTTGTATGGCTTTTACTCCATCTTGAGGCTTGGAAAGTCCTCCATTAATAATAAGTGGAATTTTTAATTTGCCTTTGAAATACTCTAGCAATTCCCAATCATATCCTAAAGAACTTCCTTCTTTATCAATACTTGTTAAAAGTATTTCCCCTGCTCCTAAAGATTCGTATTTTAACGCAAGTTCCAGTGGATCAATATCCAAAATTTCATTATTGAAAACTTTAAATTTATTTTTGTCTTTTTTTACATCAATCGAGCATACTACGCAAGAACTTCCAAAAGTATTTGCTACTTTTTTGACAAAATCTGGATCTTGTAAAGCCATAGAATTAATGCTAATTTTATCTGCACCTATATCTAACACTTTTCTAATATCTTCTAAAGTTCTAATCCCACCTCCAATAGTTAAAGGCATAAAACACTCATTAGCTATATCTTCCAAGCTTTCAAAATCTATCTTACCATTTTTATTTATATCCAAAACTATAAGTTCATCAACATTTCTAGCATTATATATCCTAGCTGTACTTACCACATGCCCTATAGTTCTAAAAGAAGAAAAATTGATACT
This genomic stretch from Campylobacter lari subsp. concheus harbors:
- a CDS encoding HisA/HisF-related TIM barrel protein yields the protein MLKTRIIPCVLLKNHQLVKSINFSSFRTIGHVVSTARIYNARNVDELIVLDINKNGKIDFESLEDIANECFMPLTIGGGIRTLEDIRKVLDIGADKISINSMALQDPDFVKKVANTFGSSCVVCSIDVKKDKNKFKVFNNEILDIDPLELALKYESLGAGEILLTSIDKEGSSLGYDWELLEYFKGKLKIPLIINGGLSKPQDGVKAIQLGANALAGAFIFHFSQYTPNDIKNELLKNDILVRII
- the pseH gene encoding UDP-4-amino-4,6-dideoxy-N-acetyl-beta-L-altrosamine N-acetyltransferase; its protein translation is MIILKDFIHLNQEEIKLVLKWRNNESIAKFMKTQNITLKEHLSFLSSLKTNTTKKYFLVYDDKIIIGVINFINITNNSCEFGLYGIKKGVGNLLMQKIKSYAFSVLKIQTLNACVFKENTKALNLYLKHGFEIIKEDNNFYFINLNNPHKDIVF